A single Triticum dicoccoides isolate Atlit2015 ecotype Zavitan chromosome 2A, WEW_v2.0, whole genome shotgun sequence DNA region contains:
- the LOC119357678 gene encoding GDSL esterase/lipase At2g27360-like — protein sequence METKRARALYNVATELIFLLDLAQEERQLTDEENTLRKMLKLKLLGFAAVERMRWRQRSRRSSGSAFRAAVLTKGGIFPLGCVPTVLTKLASPNKVDYYRNGCLKSANRLGRYHNSLLRQRIKLLRHKYPHAKIIAAEYYRPVLAFLDMPGYFGLNSNTTLLTCCGAGGPPYNYDFNSECGWPGVMACADPSQALQWDGFHLTESAYRAGADGSFFY from the exons ATGGAGACCAAGAGAGCAAGGGCTCTCTACAATGTGGCCACTGAGCTGATTTTCCTTTTAGACCTGGCACAAGAGGAGAGGCAGTTAACTGATGAAGAAAACACTCTTAGAAAGATGCTCAAGCTAAAGCTTCTGGGGTTTGCTGCTGTGGAAAGAATGCGGTGGCGCCAGCGCTCACG CCGAAGCTCTGGGTCTGCCTTTCGTGCCGCCGTGCTCACAAAGGGGGGCATCTTCCCACTTGGCTGCGTACCCACAGTGCTCACGAAGCTTGCTAGCCCAAACAAGGTGGATTACTATCGGAACGGATGCCTGAAGAGTGCGAACAGGCTGGGGCGCTACCACAACTCTCTCCTCCGCCAGCGGATCAAACTGCTCCGGCACAAGTACCCCCATGCGAAGATCATTGCCGCTGAGTACTACCGACCCGTCCTTGCATTTCTAGATATGCCGGGGTATTTTG GACTGAACAGCAACACAACCCTCCTCACCTGTTGTGGTGCCGGAGGACCTCCTTATAACTACGACTTCAACTCGGAGTGCGGGTGGCCAGGTGTGATGGCGTGTGCAGATCCATCTCAGGCCCTTCAATGGGATGGTTTCCACCTCACGGAGTCTGCCTACAGGGCCGGTGCTGAtgg